A single window of Haemorhous mexicanus isolate bHaeMex1 chromosome 28, bHaeMex1.pri, whole genome shotgun sequence DNA harbors:
- the LOC132339234 gene encoding somatotropin produces the protein MAPGSWLSPLAIAVITLGLQWPQAAATFPAMPLSSLFANAVLRAQHLHLLAAETYKEFERSYIPEDQRHTNKNSQVAYCYSETIPAPTGKEDAQQKSDMELLRFSLVLIQSWLTPVQYLSKVFTNNLVFGTSDRVYEKLKDLEEGIQALMRELEERSSRGPQVLKPTYEKFELHLRGEDALVKNYGLLSCFKKDLHKVETYLKVMRCRRYGEGNCAL, from the exons GGTCCTGGCTCTCTCCTCTGGCCATTGCTGTGATCACCCTGGGACTGCAGTGGCCACAGGCAGCTGCCACCTTCCCAGCCATGCCCCTGTCCAGCCTGTTTGCCAACGCTGTGCTGAGGGCTCAGCACCTTCacctcctggctgctgagacCTACAAGGAGTTT GAACGCAGCTACATCCCAGAGGACCAAAGGCACACCAACAAAAACTCTCAGGTAGCCTACTGCTACTCAGaaaccatccctgctcccacagggaAGGAGGATGCCCAGCAGAAATCG GACATGGAACTTCTCCGGTTTTCCCTGGTTCTCATCCAGTCCTGGCTGACCCCAGTGCAGTATCTGAGCAAGGTGTTCACAAACAATTTGGTTTTTGGCACCTCAGACAGGGTGTATGAAAAGCTAAAGGACCTGGAAGAAGGGATCCAAGCTCTGATGAGG gagctggaggagcggAGCTCGCGGGGCCCGCAGGTGCTCAAACCCACCTACGAGAAATTCGAGCTCCACCTGCGCGGCGAGGACGCGCTGGTCAAGAACTACGGGCTGCTGTCCTGCTTCAAAAAGGACCTGCACAAGGTGGAGACCTACCTGAAGGTGATGAGGTGCCGGCGCTACGGAGAAGGGAACTGCGCCCTCTGA